From one Polynucleobacter sp. UK-FUSCHL-C3 genomic stretch:
- the ruvX gene encoding Holliday junction resolvase RuvX, whose product MHDSSPIHKPLSVMAFDYGAKRIGVAVGNSLTKSAQNLPVILNAGEEQRFAAIAKIIANWAPDAIAVGLPLHPDGAEHAMTQKARRFGQQIGGRYSKPVYFVDERYSSVVLEGDVQYHESLDSHAAALILEQFFRERKF is encoded by the coding sequence ATGCATGATTCCTCTCCCATTCATAAACCTTTAAGCGTGATGGCGTTCGATTACGGTGCCAAACGAATCGGTGTGGCAGTTGGTAACTCCTTGACTAAGTCGGCACAGAACTTACCGGTTATTTTGAACGCTGGCGAAGAGCAGCGATTTGCTGCTATTGCAAAGATTATTGCCAACTGGGCTCCCGATGCGATTGCAGTAGGCTTACCCTTGCATCCAGATGGGGCTGAGCATGCAATGACCCAAAAAGCACGGCGCTTTGGTCAGCAAATAGGAGGGCGTTACTCTAAGCCAGTTTATTTTGTCGACGAGCGCTACTCCTCGGTAGTTTTAGAGGGCGATGTTCAATATCATGAATCGCTAGACTCCCATGCGGCGGCCCTTATTTTGGAGCAGTTCTTTAGGGAACGAAAATTTTAG
- a CDS encoding symmetrical bis(5'-nucleosyl)-tetraphosphatase, which translates to MSRVFAIGDIQGCLSSLNQLIKKLPRTSKIICLGDMINRGPDSLGSLRRLKHLQETGVAECILGNHDLNLLACDAGLRDSKPLDTIDDILRAPDRKDLIDWLRHRPMALCNGKVLLVHAGVLPQWSVKRTLELAAEVEQALRQKTYKQFLAQMYGNTPNYWDPKLKGIDRLRLITNTLTRVRFCTPEGEMEFKSKEGLESGPAGYIPWFEISGRKTQEMPIVFGHWSTLGLLNRHRVVGIDTGCVWGGTLTAIDLDHLASANETIRSTTTDQGLKIKTLSVAGCDHPMRM; encoded by the coding sequence ATGTCCCGCGTATTTGCAATTGGCGATATCCAGGGCTGCTTAAGTTCGCTTAATCAACTGATCAAAAAATTACCTCGCACTTCTAAGATTATTTGCCTAGGCGATATGATTAATCGTGGACCAGATTCTTTGGGAAGTCTACGTCGCCTTAAACATCTTCAAGAAACTGGGGTAGCAGAATGTATTCTAGGTAATCATGATCTCAATCTTCTGGCCTGCGATGCTGGTCTCCGGGATTCCAAGCCGCTCGATACGATTGATGATATTTTGCGAGCACCAGATCGTAAAGACTTAATTGATTGGTTGCGTCACCGACCTATGGCTTTGTGTAATGGAAAGGTGCTGCTTGTTCATGCAGGAGTACTCCCCCAATGGAGTGTAAAGCGCACCCTAGAACTTGCTGCTGAAGTCGAACAAGCGCTTCGCCAAAAGACATACAAACAGTTCTTGGCACAAATGTATGGCAACACGCCAAATTACTGGGATCCAAAGCTCAAAGGGATTGATCGTCTCCGTCTTATTACAAACACTCTGACCCGAGTTCGTTTTTGTACCCCCGAGGGTGAGATGGAGTTCAAAAGTAAAGAGGGTCTAGAAAGCGGTCCCGCTGGATATATCCCTTGGTTTGAGATCTCTGGACGCAAAACACAAGAAATGCCTATTGTATTTGGCCATTGGTCTACCTTGGGCCTACTAAATCGGCATCGTGTCGTAGGGATTGATACGGGCTGCGTTTGGGGTGGCACATTAACAGCAATTGATCTAGATCATTTAGCAAGCGCAAATGAGACAATAAGATCAACCACCACTGATCAAGGCCTAAAGATTAAAACACTAAGCGTTGCAGGTTGCGATCACCCAATGCGAATGTAA
- a CDS encoding class I SAM-dependent RNA methyltransferase — MKFFIVCPGGLESALARELEEIAKRAEVKTLGATQIDPVPANMTGGIGVNGPLAVAMAINLHSRIASRVLLKMADGPYKTEDDLFRLAKSIGWEDWFSSHQTLRVDLTAQRSPLKSLNFATLRIKDAIVDRLREQTGERPNIDTANPDVRVQAHLTADQATIYLDTSGEPLFKRGWREEKGEAPLKENLAAGILALTPWQTNQVLYDPMCGSGTFLIEAAQMALHIPPGAIRAQLFEEKNLSASTKLGGWKQAVELSGFGFTRLKPFNTSLEKKNWAGLCDVSKKEIASFAKFPIAISGSDINEKMITICKANWQRAHLPGLPNVRQVDAIAVKPASDQGGVMVLNPPYGERLGIKGGDQDKIYPLGDEDKSYMQKRRTSREPLVKEPIDPQFAAFLDQFSKQLKDHFGGWEIYALTADMGLPGHLRMKESKRTPLFNGPLECRLFKFDIRKRD; from the coding sequence ATGAAATTTTTTATTGTTTGTCCAGGTGGGCTAGAGAGTGCTTTGGCGCGCGAACTTGAGGAGATTGCAAAGCGAGCCGAGGTAAAGACCTTGGGGGCTACTCAAATTGACCCTGTTCCTGCCAATATGACAGGTGGTATTGGCGTCAATGGTCCATTAGCAGTCGCGATGGCAATCAATCTACATTCTCGTATTGCTAGCCGCGTTTTACTAAAAATGGCTGATGGCCCCTATAAGACTGAGGATGATTTATTTCGTTTGGCCAAATCGATTGGATGGGAGGATTGGTTTAGTTCTCATCAAACGCTTCGGGTAGACCTGACCGCACAGCGTTCACCCTTAAAGAGTTTGAACTTTGCAACCCTTCGTATTAAAGATGCGATTGTCGATCGTTTGCGCGAGCAAACGGGCGAGCGCCCCAATATCGATACAGCTAATCCAGATGTGCGTGTACAGGCCCATTTAACCGCTGATCAAGCCACTATCTACTTGGATACATCAGGCGAACCTTTGTTTAAAAGAGGTTGGCGCGAGGAGAAAGGAGAGGCGCCGTTAAAGGAGAACCTGGCTGCAGGGATTTTGGCACTTACTCCATGGCAAACCAATCAAGTTTTATACGACCCCATGTGTGGCAGCGGTACTTTTTTGATCGAGGCCGCACAAATGGCGTTGCATATTCCGCCAGGGGCAATACGCGCACAGTTATTTGAGGAAAAGAATCTATCTGCGTCAACGAAGCTTGGTGGCTGGAAACAAGCGGTAGAGCTTTCTGGATTTGGCTTTACCCGATTAAAGCCATTTAATACCTCTCTCGAGAAAAAGAACTGGGCTGGTCTTTGTGATGTCTCAAAAAAAGAGATAGCAAGTTTTGCAAAGTTTCCCATTGCAATTAGTGGCAGTGATATCAATGAAAAGATGATCACGATTTGTAAGGCTAATTGGCAAAGGGCCCATTTGCCAGGGTTGCCGAATGTGCGACAGGTCGATGCTATTGCAGTGAAACCTGCTTCAGACCAAGGTGGGGTGATGGTGTTAAACCCTCCTTATGGAGAGCGCTTGGGTATAAAAGGCGGAGATCAAGACAAAATATATCCATTGGGAGATGAGGATAAATCTTATATGCAAAAGCGTCGCACTAGTCGTGAGCCCTTAGTCAAAGAACCTATTGATCCTCAATTTGCTGCATTTTTAGATCAATTTAGCAAACAATTAAAGGACCACTTTGGTGGCTGGGAAATTTATGCATTGACGGCAGATATGGGCTTACCAGGGCACTTGCGGATGAAAGAATCCAAGCGCACCCCATTGTTTAATGGCCCTTTAGAGTGTCGTCTGTTTAAGTTTGATATTCGAAAAAGAGATTAG
- a CDS encoding CopD family protein: MFDGYLWAKTLHIVLIASWFAGLFYLPRIFVNLAQETNLKAYSRLLLMAQRLYRFMTILMMPAVALGLVLWLYYGVGRGSIWMHIKVLLVLVIIAYHLQCKKLLKSFLEKTNTKSHVWYRWFNEVPVLLMLVVTALVVIKPN, from the coding sequence ATGTTTGATGGATACCTTTGGGCTAAGACCCTCCATATTGTCTTGATTGCTTCCTGGTTTGCCGGTTTGTTTTATCTACCCCGTATTTTTGTGAACTTGGCACAAGAAACAAATCTAAAGGCATACTCTCGTCTGCTTCTTATGGCACAGCGCCTATATCGCTTTATGACTATCCTGATGATGCCTGCTGTTGCTTTAGGCTTGGTATTGTGGCTTTATTACGGCGTGGGTAGAGGCTCTATTTGGATGCATATAAAAGTCCTCTTAGTGCTGGTAATTATTGCCTATCATTTACAATGTAAGAAATTACTAAAGAGCTTTTTAGAAAAAACCAATACAAAATCACATGTATGGTATCGCTGGTTTAATGAGGTACCCGTTTTACTCATGCTAGTAGTAACTGCACTTGTGGTGATCAAGCCCAATTGA
- a CDS encoding rubredoxin — protein MEFKTYMCLICGWIYDESKGCPDDGIAPGTLWKDVPMNWSCPECGARKDDFEMSVI, from the coding sequence ATGGAATTCAAGACCTATATGTGTTTAATTTGCGGTTGGATCTATGACGAATCTAAGGGCTGTCCAGATGACGGAATTGCACCAGGCACCCTCTGGAAAGATGTTCCAATGAACTGGTCTTGTCCAGAGTGCGGAGCGCGTAAAGATGATTTTGAGATGTCGGTAATTTAG
- a CDS encoding glutamate-5-semialdehyde dehydrogenase produces the protein MGAQNQSTIEQMMLAIGQQARSASRAMAKASSEQKNRALLNIATAIRRDAAKILAANAVDIKRAKTNGNDVAFIDRLTMTEKSIENMALGLVQIASLGDPVGHIGAFKKQASGILIAQMRVPLGVIGIIYESRPNVTIDAAALCLKSGNAVILRGGSEAIDSNTYLAGLIQEGLAAAQLPAEAVQVVQTTDRAAVGKMITMTEYIDVIVPRGGKSLIARLMADGRVPMIKHLDGICHTYIDEGADLDLAIRVCDNAKTQRYAPCNAMETLLVNTKIAKDVLPPLCKIYQDKGVELRVDYKTRKVLEDSGFVHLVDASEEDWHTEYLAPILSIKMVEDLDEAMDHIEHYGSKHTDAIITQNQAHADRFLREVDSASVMVNTSTRFADGFEYGLGAEIGISNDKLHARGPVGLEGLTSLKYVVMGHGEIRQ, from the coding sequence ATGGGAGCACAAAACCAATCCACGATTGAGCAAATGATGTTGGCTATTGGCCAGCAAGCGAGATCCGCATCGCGGGCGATGGCAAAAGCAAGTAGTGAGCAAAAGAATCGGGCATTGCTTAATATTGCGACAGCTATTCGTCGGGATGCTGCCAAAATATTGGCGGCTAATGCGGTCGATATAAAGCGTGCTAAGACCAATGGTAATGATGTAGCCTTTATTGATCGGTTGACCATGACCGAGAAATCCATTGAGAACATGGCTTTGGGCCTTGTGCAAATCGCTAGTCTGGGAGATCCTGTTGGGCACATCGGTGCTTTTAAGAAACAAGCTTCAGGAATTTTGATCGCGCAGATGCGCGTGCCTTTAGGGGTCATTGGTATTATTTATGAGTCAAGACCCAACGTGACTATTGATGCTGCCGCACTATGTTTGAAGTCAGGCAATGCAGTCATTTTGCGAGGCGGTTCAGAGGCAATTGACTCAAATACCTACTTGGCGGGTTTGATTCAGGAAGGATTGGCTGCGGCACAACTTCCCGCAGAAGCTGTTCAGGTGGTTCAAACAACCGATCGAGCCGCTGTTGGCAAGATGATTACCATGACCGAATACATTGATGTCATCGTACCCCGTGGTGGTAAGAGTTTGATTGCTCGTTTAATGGCGGATGGTCGAGTGCCCATGATTAAGCACCTTGATGGTATTTGCCACACCTATATCGATGAAGGCGCTGATCTTGATTTAGCAATACGGGTGTGTGATAACGCAAAGACACAACGTTATGCCCCATGTAATGCGATGGAAACCCTATTGGTCAACACCAAGATCGCTAAGGATGTGTTGCCACCTCTTTGCAAGATCTATCAAGATAAGGGTGTTGAGTTGCGGGTTGATTATAAAACCCGCAAGGTTCTGGAGGATAGTGGTTTTGTTCATTTGGTTGACGCAAGCGAAGAGGATTGGCACACGGAGTATTTGGCACCCATCTTATCGATTAAGATGGTTGAGGATTTAGATGAGGCCATGGATCATATTGAGCACTATGGTAGCAAGCATACAGATGCGATCATTACGCAAAATCAAGCCCACGCCGATCGATTCTTACGAGAGGTCGATAGTGCGAGTGTGATGGTTAATACCAGCACCCGCTTTGCTGACGGCTTTGAGTATGGCCTTGGTGCTGAGATTGGGATTTCGAATGACAAATTGCATGCTCGAGGCCCCGTTGGATTAGAGGGCCTTACATCCCTAAAGTACGTCGTCATGGGCCATGGCGAAATACGACAATAA
- a CDS encoding YqgE/AlgH family protein encodes MSAQSHLPSYLSASSYLANQLLLAMPGMLDDNFAGSVIYLLEHTDKGAMGLVVNRPTELVLSTLFEKIELKLEIAPLLDQPVYYGGPVQVERGFVLHQTNSLEKYSSSLVIADGLTMTTSKDVLEAVASGNGPPKFMMTLGYAGWGAGQLEEEIALNGWMNVPLSSVEMSKIIFDTPYAERYQRAIQNLGFDLSSLSGEAGHA; translated from the coding sequence ATGAGCGCACAGTCGCATTTGCCATCCTATTTATCAGCTTCTAGCTATCTTGCTAATCAATTGTTGTTAGCAATGCCAGGAATGCTCGATGATAACTTTGCAGGATCGGTCATCTATCTGCTCGAGCATACGGATAAGGGTGCAATGGGATTGGTGGTCAACAGACCCACGGAGCTTGTTCTTTCGACCTTATTTGAAAAGATTGAGCTCAAATTAGAAATTGCTCCTCTTTTAGATCAGCCGGTCTATTATGGCGGCCCAGTTCAGGTAGAGCGTGGCTTTGTATTGCATCAAACAAACTCTTTGGAGAAATATTCTTCATCCCTTGTCATTGCGGATGGCTTAACGATGACCACATCAAAAGATGTGCTCGAGGCAGTCGCTAGCGGAAATGGCCCACCAAAATTTATGATGACCTTAGGGTACGCTGGTTGGGGTGCTGGTCAACTAGAGGAGGAAATAGCATTAAATGGCTGGATGAATGTTCCACTATCTAGTGTGGAAATGAGTAAGATCATTTTTGATACCCCATATGCTGAACGGTATCAGCGAGCAATACAAAATCTTGGTTTTGATCTATCAAGCCTTTCAGGAGAGGCGGGTCATGCATGA
- a CDS encoding TolC family protein, which yields MNKPFISTAFLLLVMGLLPCSISYGQSQGSPNIMGSQGSVTVTPANNSILPKTLSPQDLIKLEVPPQVAIPALPVNSNLVDGKSDRLKDGRVMDLIGLYQEAAFNDPVINSARFNLTARKELFWQGLSVLLPQVSANPTGTRFFQHGEGNNRAFDQKSYTVTLTQPVFNLAGIQIFKQGDLNTKISDLQFLQAQQDLVIRVSQAYFDVLTAQDNVELFRNKKGLIKEQLDAAKAKFEIGSATIVDANDAQARFDIANAQEIAAHAELVVKRGVLEQLIGHPVKQIKPMAKDISIAGVVADPRSKNRDEKGVPIAESVNPKLPPGQALEDWITQSENASYNVLVGQLGVQLAESAYKSSLAANYPSVNFVGTTGFNQSNGSALNFNPSPTQNIFNNTIALQMTLPIVSGGFNMSVIRQNAALADKAKADYDNLRRTAAQATRQAFTGFYGGLATVKALEAAEKSSASAVESSKLGYRVGTLINIDVLIALDTLFTTRASLYKARYDTIMNALKLKAQAASLSDEDLKAVNALLR from the coding sequence ATGAATAAGCCTTTTATTTCAACTGCTTTTTTGCTTCTTGTAATGGGCTTGCTCCCCTGTTCCATTAGCTATGGCCAAAGTCAGGGGTCACCCAACATAATGGGCTCGCAGGGCTCTGTAACCGTGACGCCAGCCAATAACTCTATTCTCCCAAAAACACTTAGCCCCCAAGACTTGATCAAACTAGAGGTTCCCCCACAAGTTGCAATTCCGGCATTACCGGTGAACTCAAATTTAGTAGATGGAAAGAGCGATCGACTCAAAGATGGTCGTGTTATGGATTTGATTGGTCTATACCAAGAAGCTGCTTTTAATGATCCAGTGATTAATAGTGCTCGCTTTAATCTTACTGCTCGCAAAGAACTATTTTGGCAAGGCTTATCGGTACTCTTACCGCAAGTATCTGCCAATCCAACTGGAACCCGTTTTTTTCAACATGGTGAGGGGAATAATCGAGCATTTGATCAAAAGAGCTACACGGTGACTCTAACTCAGCCTGTATTTAATTTAGCAGGAATACAAATATTTAAACAAGGTGACCTGAATACCAAAATATCCGATCTACAGTTTTTGCAGGCCCAACAAGATTTAGTTATTCGGGTATCTCAAGCTTACTTTGATGTTCTAACAGCCCAGGATAATGTTGAACTATTTAGAAACAAGAAAGGACTCATCAAAGAGCAATTAGATGCTGCAAAAGCTAAGTTTGAGATTGGTTCAGCGACTATTGTGGATGCTAATGATGCGCAAGCGCGCTTTGATATTGCCAACGCTCAAGAGATTGCTGCGCATGCGGAACTTGTTGTGAAACGGGGTGTTCTTGAACAGCTGATTGGTCATCCAGTAAAACAAATTAAACCCATGGCAAAAGATATATCGATTGCCGGGGTGGTCGCAGATCCCAGATCCAAGAATCGAGATGAAAAAGGTGTGCCTATTGCTGAGAGCGTTAATCCTAAACTTCCGCCAGGTCAAGCCCTAGAGGATTGGATTACGCAATCTGAAAATGCCAGCTATAACGTTCTCGTTGGTCAACTTGGAGTTCAATTGGCAGAGAGTGCCTATAAATCCTCATTAGCAGCAAACTACCCCAGCGTTAATTTTGTAGGAACGACTGGCTTTAATCAATCTAATGGGTCTGCACTAAACTTTAATCCTTCGCCTACCCAAAATATTTTCAACAATACGATTGCCCTACAAATGACCTTACCAATTGTCTCTGGTGGCTTCAATATGTCTGTGATTCGGCAAAATGCTGCTCTGGCAGATAAGGCAAAGGCAGACTACGATAACCTTAGAAGAACAGCGGCCCAGGCGACTCGTCAAGCATTCACTGGATTTTATGGTGGTTTAGCCACAGTGAAAGCCCTAGAAGCTGCAGAGAAATCCTCAGCTTCTGCAGTAGAGTCCAGTAAGCTAGGTTATCGAGTTGGCACCCTAATCAATATTGATGTCCTTATTGCTTTGGATACCTTGTTTACAACCAGAGCATCGCTGTATAAGGCTCGCTATGACACGATCATGAATGCGCTTAAGTTAAAAGCTCAAGCAGCCAGTCTTTCTGATGAGGATCTCAAAGCCGTTAATGCTTTATTGCGCTGA
- a CDS encoding deoxyribodipyrimidine photo-lyase produces the protein MSKALVWLRRDLRLHDHAALHHALRSHQEVWIAFIFDTTILEPLLKKGLGFDRRVDFLWQCAHEVDQTLRSHGGGLLVRHGDPTELIPKLAEQLQVDCVLSNHDYEPSAIQRDQSVATILSKKNIQFEHFKDQVIFEKTEVLTNSQTVFSVFTPYKNAWLKRLTPADLEPHACELGTKGLIGHFAPIPKILDQVLPAVESMGFKPTGIESYLPPGPQGAELFLNDFLKRIDQYNIGRDFPAIKGVSYLSTYLRFGNVSIRGLVREAHRRMLAGSLGASIWLSELIWRDFYFMILANHPRIASGESFKPDYNKIEWEKGANAQKLFKAWCDGQTGYPLVDAAMHQLNQSGYMHNRLRMVVASFLCKDLGIDWRWGEQYFADHLNDFEFASNNGGWQWASSSGCDAQPYFRIFNPTTQSERFDSEGKFIRRYIPALEKLSNKSIHAPWTVGQIELQAAGITLGKDYPLPIIDHDEARKATLIRYNVVKKVS, from the coding sequence ATGAGTAAAGCGTTAGTATGGCTACGTCGCGATTTGCGCCTGCATGATCATGCAGCGCTTCACCACGCCTTACGCTCACATCAAGAGGTATGGATTGCATTTATCTTTGATACCACCATCCTAGAGCCGCTCCTGAAAAAGGGACTTGGTTTTGACCGGCGTGTTGATTTTCTTTGGCAATGCGCTCATGAAGTGGATCAAACACTTCGATCCCATGGGGGTGGCCTACTAGTCCGCCATGGGGACCCCACAGAACTCATCCCCAAACTGGCCGAGCAACTTCAAGTGGATTGCGTTCTCTCTAATCATGATTATGAGCCATCCGCTATCCAACGGGATCAGTCAGTCGCTACCATACTGTCCAAGAAAAATATTCAGTTTGAGCATTTCAAGGATCAGGTTATCTTTGAAAAGACCGAGGTATTAACCAACTCTCAAACAGTATTCTCAGTATTTACACCCTATAAGAATGCATGGCTCAAGAGATTAACGCCTGCTGATTTAGAGCCCCATGCTTGCGAACTGGGTACTAAAGGCTTGATTGGGCACTTTGCACCGATTCCCAAAATACTTGATCAGGTATTACCCGCTGTAGAGTCTATGGGATTTAAACCTACTGGTATTGAATCCTACCTACCACCAGGCCCTCAAGGGGCAGAGTTATTTCTAAACGATTTTTTAAAGCGTATCGATCAATACAATATCGGTAGGGACTTTCCTGCGATCAAAGGTGTGAGCTATTTATCCACCTATCTACGCTTTGGCAATGTTTCCATTCGAGGATTGGTTCGCGAGGCTCACCGCAGAATGCTAGCGGGCAGTCTTGGGGCAAGTATCTGGTTAAGCGAATTAATTTGGCGAGATTTCTATTTCATGATCTTGGCAAACCACCCCCGTATTGCAAGCGGGGAGTCCTTTAAACCCGATTACAACAAAATCGAATGGGAGAAAGGGGCTAATGCCCAGAAACTCTTTAAAGCGTGGTGTGATGGTCAAACTGGATATCCGCTGGTTGATGCAGCGATGCATCAACTCAACCAAAGTGGCTATATGCATAATCGCCTGCGCATGGTAGTAGCCAGTTTTTTGTGCAAAGATCTTGGAATCGATTGGCGCTGGGGTGAACAATACTTCGCAGACCATCTCAATGATTTTGAGTTCGCATCGAATAATGGCGGTTGGCAATGGGCCTCCTCCTCGGGTTGCGATGCACAGCCCTACTTTCGGATCTTTAATCCCACCACCCAATCCGAACGCTTTGATAGCGAAGGCAAGTTCATCAGACGCTATATTCCTGCTCTTGAGAAGCTTTCAAATAAGTCAATTCATGCGCCATGGACAGTCGGTCAAATTGAGCTTCAGGCCGCCGGAATTACTCTAGGCAAAGACTATCCTTTACCGATAATCGATCATGATGAAGCCCGCAAAGCTACCTTGATTCGGTATAACGTGGTCAAAAAGGTCTCCTGA
- a CDS encoding YdcF family protein translates to MEHLFFISSKIVQFLIEPLNLLFLISVLALFFLILRKPIATKLFLWLSVIGFILVGYAPIPESLARILENSIEKVDINKMPSEQIAGIIILGGAISGEDIAIDRGEVSMNSSAERVTKALELIRRYPGKPFIFSGFSNRVIPRGMSEAEAFKQLIQEQGLAQISKDTAYYENQSRNTYENAIFSKKIIQNLNDIHPLGANKSWLLITSASHMYRSAKIFQKQGIPIIPVPVDYQTAHTLQWREFDLTDGAFLWNILLKEYIGIVAYKLTGKI, encoded by the coding sequence ATGGAGCATCTATTTTTCATTAGCTCAAAAATCGTTCAGTTTTTGATTGAACCCCTTAATCTATTATTTCTGATCTCTGTATTAGCCTTATTCTTTTTGATTCTGAGAAAGCCAATAGCCACTAAGCTTTTCTTGTGGCTTTCTGTGATTGGTTTCATATTGGTAGGCTATGCCCCCATACCCGAATCTCTAGCCCGTATTCTGGAGAATTCCATTGAAAAAGTGGATATCAATAAGATGCCTAGTGAACAGATTGCGGGAATCATTATTTTGGGCGGAGCCATCAGTGGAGAGGATATTGCTATTGATCGGGGCGAGGTTTCAATGAACTCTTCAGCAGAGCGGGTGACAAAAGCATTAGAGCTCATTCGTCGCTATCCAGGCAAGCCATTTATTTTTAGTGGCTTCTCGAACAGAGTGATTCCGCGAGGAATGTCTGAGGCTGAAGCCTTTAAGCAATTAATCCAAGAGCAGGGATTGGCACAGATTTCCAAAGATACTGCATATTATGAAAACCAGTCTCGTAATACGTATGAGAACGCAATATTCTCTAAGAAAATTATTCAGAACCTTAATGATATTCATCCGTTGGGTGCTAACAAGTCATGGTTATTAATTACATCAGCAAGTCATATGTATCGCTCGGCTAAGATTTTTCAGAAGCAAGGGATTCCAATCATTCCAGTGCCTGTGGACTATCAAACTGCGCATACCCTGCAATGGAGAGAGTTTGATTTGACCGACGGAGCATTTCTTTGGAACATATTGCTTAAAGAATACATTGGTATTGTTGCTTATAAGTTAACTGGAAAAATTTAG
- the hemL gene encoding glutamate-1-semialdehyde 2,1-aminomutase has product MSQNEQLFNRAQKTIPGGVNSPVRAFRQVGGVPRFVARAEGPYFWDADGKRYVDLIMSWGPMIAGHANPEVVEAVQKAATQSFSYGAPTAGEIDLAERICELMPNIEQIRMVSSGTEATMSALRLARGYTNRDLIIKFEGCYHGHADSLLVKAGSGLLTFADSTKNAPSSGGVPQDLVKHTLVLPYNDVGALEEAFKRHGDQVAALIVEPIAGNMNLIRATPEFVKALRALTEKHGAVLIYDEVMTGFRVALGGTQSLHGIKPDLTCLGKVMGGGMPMAAFGGKREIMGKLAPLGNVYQAGTLSGNPVAVAAGAKTLEIISRAGFYECLSEQTKKLMSGLKHEADLAKIPFSVDSVGGMFGFYFSDQVPTSYEEVTKTNIESFKRFFHAMLDAGVYLAPSAYEAGFTSIAHDNKIVDEIITAAKKSFAQLR; this is encoded by the coding sequence ATGAGTCAAAACGAGCAATTATTTAATCGTGCCCAAAAAACAATCCCCGGGGGAGTGAACTCTCCGGTTAGAGCTTTTCGTCAAGTCGGCGGGGTACCCCGATTTGTGGCACGAGCAGAGGGGCCTTACTTCTGGGATGCCGATGGTAAGCGCTATGTTGATCTCATCATGTCTTGGGGCCCAATGATTGCTGGCCATGCCAATCCAGAGGTTGTCGAGGCGGTTCAAAAAGCTGCAACCCAAAGTTTTAGTTACGGGGCGCCCACTGCTGGCGAAATTGATTTAGCAGAACGCATTTGTGAGTTGATGCCAAATATTGAGCAGATCCGCATGGTTTCCAGTGGGACCGAGGCAACAATGAGCGCACTCCGCTTAGCCCGAGGCTATACCAATCGTGATCTGATTATCAAGTTTGAGGGCTGCTATCACGGCCACGCTGACAGCCTATTAGTGAAGGCGGGCTCTGGGCTCCTGACCTTTGCTGATTCGACAAAGAACGCTCCTTCATCAGGAGGCGTTCCTCAAGATTTAGTGAAGCACACCTTGGTATTGCCATATAACGATGTTGGTGCACTTGAAGAGGCATTTAAAAGACATGGTGATCAAGTGGCTGCATTAATTGTGGAGCCAATTGCCGGTAATATGAATTTGATTCGTGCTACACCAGAGTTTGTTAAAGCGCTTCGAGCGCTTACTGAAAAACATGGTGCAGTTCTAATCTATGACGAAGTGATGACCGGATTTAGAGTCGCCCTTGGCGGTACTCAATCATTACATGGCATTAAACCTGATTTAACCTGTCTTGGTAAGGTGATGGGCGGGGGAATGCCGATGGCTGCGTTTGGTGGGAAGCGCGAGATTATGGGTAAGTTGGCGCCATTGGGTAATGTCTATCAGGCGGGGACGCTCTCGGGGAATCCAGTTGCCGTTGCTGCTGGAGCAAAGACTCTGGAGATTATCTCTAGAGCTGGATTTTATGAGTGCCTCAGTGAGCAGACAAAAAAACTAATGAGTGGCTTAAAGCATGAAGCAGATTTAGCAAAGATACCCTTCTCGGTGGATAGTGTTGGTGGAATGTTTGGCTTTTACTTCTCTGATCAAGTACCCACTTCTTATGAAGAAGTTACCAAAACGAATATTGAGTCCTTCAAACGGTTTTTCCACGCCATGCTCGATGCTGGTGTATATCTTGCACCATCAGCCTATGAGGCGGGTTTTACTTCGATAGCACACGACAATAAAATTGTTGATGAAATTATTACCGCTGCCAAGAAATCCTTCGCACAGCTAAGGTAA